One part of the Sarcophilus harrisii chromosome 5, mSarHar1.11, whole genome shotgun sequence genome encodes these proteins:
- the KDELR3 gene encoding ER lumen protein-retaining receptor 3, producing MNLFRILGDVSHLLAMILLLVKIWRSKSCRGISGKSQVLFALVFTTRYLDLFTNFISLYNTVMKVIFLLCSYVTVYMIYWKFYKSFDSENDTFRLEFLLVPVTGLSFLENYSFTPLEILWTFSIYLESVAILPQLFMISKTGEAETITTHYLFFLGLYRALYLANWIWRYHTENFYDQIAVVSGVVQTIFYCDFFYLYVTKVLKGKKLSLPMPV from the exons ATGAACCTGTTTCGGATCCTGGGGGACGTCTCCCACTTACTGGCCATGATCCTTTTACTGGTCAAGATCTGGAGATCCAAATCCTGCCGAG gaatctccggGAAGAGCCAGGTCCTATTTGCTCTTGTCTTTACAACTCGATACCTGGACCTGTTCACCAACTTTATCTCCCTCTACAACACAGTGATGAAG GTGATCTTCCTGCTGTGTTCCTATGTCACCGTATACATGATTTACTGGAAATTTTATAAATCGTTCGACAGCGAGAATGACACGTTCCGCCTTGAGTTCCTCTTGGTCCCAGTCACTGGTCTCTCCTTCCTTGAGAATTACAGTTTCACCCCTCTGGAG ATCCTCTGGACCTTCTCCATCTACCTGGAGTCTGTGGCGATCCTGCCCCAGCTCTTCATGATCAGCAAGACTGGGGAGGCCGAGACCATCACCACTCACTACCTTTTCTTTCTGGGGCTTTACCGGGCTCTCTATCTGGCCAACTGGATCTGGCGGTACCACACAGAAAATTTCTATGACCAAATCGCAGTGGTGTCCGGGGTGGTGCAGACCATATTCTACTGTGACTTCTTCTACCTGTATGTGACCAAAG TCCTTAAAGGAAAGAAGCTAAGCCTCCCGATGCCTGTTTGA